Proteins encoded by one window of Shewanella avicenniae:
- the crp gene encoding cAMP-activated global transcriptional regulator CRP, with product MALIGKPKPDPTLEWFLSHCHIHKYPAKSTLIHAGEDSDTLYYIVKGSVAVLIKDDEGKEMILSYLNQGDFIGELGLFEEQAERTAWVRAKQACEIAEISYKKFKQLIQVNPEILMKLAAQMAHRLQNTSQKVGNLAFLDVAGRIAQTLLHLAQQPDAMTHPDGMQIKITRQEIGQIVGCSRETVGRILKMLEEQNLIQAHGKTIVVYGTR from the coding sequence ATGGCTCTGATTGGTAAGCCAAAACCAGATCCTACGCTGGAATGGTTTTTATCTCACTGTCACATTCATAAGTATCCAGCCAAAAGTACATTGATCCATGCTGGCGAAGACTCAGATACTTTGTACTACATCGTAAAAGGCTCTGTCGCTGTATTGATCAAGGACGACGAAGGCAAAGAGATGATCCTGTCATATTTAAACCAGGGTGATTTCATTGGCGAATTAGGTTTGTTTGAAGAACAAGCAGAACGTACCGCATGGGTACGTGCGAAACAGGCATGTGAGATTGCCGAGATTTCCTACAAGAAATTCAAACAGCTTATCCAAGTTAACCCAGAAATTCTGATGAAACTGGCTGCGCAGATGGCACACCGTCTGCAAAACACTAGTCAGAAAGTGGGTAACCTTGCGTTCTTGGACGTTGCTGGTCGTATTGCACAAACGCTGCTGCATTTGGCACAACAACCGGATGCAATGACTCACCCAGACGGCATGCAAATCAAAATTACCCGTCAAGAGATCGGCCAAATCGTTGGCTGTTCACGTGAGACAGTTGGCCGTATTCTGAAGATGCTGGAAGAGCAAAACCTCATCCAAGCACACGGTAAAACTATCGTAGTATATGGTACTCGCTGA
- a CDS encoding phosphoribulokinase, translated as MSVKHPIIAVTGSSGAGTTTTTTAFSHIFRQLGINAAYVEGDSFHHYTRAEMEVMIRKAKAENRNISYFGSEANDFARLEKCFVDYGNCGVGETRSYLHTFDEAVPYNQMPGTFTQWQPLPDDTDMLYYEGLHGAVVTPEHNVAQHVDLLIGMVPIVNLEWIQKIIRDTSERGHSKEKVMGSIVRSMEDYINHITPQFSRTHINFQRVPTVDTSNPFSAKDIPSLDESFVVIRFRGMDNVDFPYYLRMIQGSFMSRVNTLVVPGGKMSLAMELILTPLIRELMEKRKACLAMEALEAQAQNKADPQADN; from the coding sequence ATGTCTGTAAAACATCCGATTATCGCTGTGACAGGTTCCTCTGGTGCTGGTACTACAACCACCACAACTGCGTTCAGTCATATCTTTCGCCAGTTGGGAATTAATGCAGCGTATGTGGAAGGAGACAGCTTTCACCACTACACCCGCGCCGAGATGGAAGTGATGATCCGCAAAGCCAAGGCGGAAAATCGTAATATCAGTTATTTTGGCTCTGAGGCAAATGACTTTGCCCGACTTGAAAAGTGTTTTGTGGACTATGGGAACTGCGGTGTGGGTGAAACCCGCTCGTATCTGCACACCTTTGATGAAGCCGTACCGTACAACCAGATGCCGGGGACGTTTACCCAGTGGCAACCGCTGCCAGATGATACCGATATGCTTTACTACGAAGGCTTGCACGGCGCGGTCGTTACGCCAGAACACAACGTGGCGCAACACGTCGATTTGCTTATCGGCATGGTGCCAATTGTGAACTTAGAGTGGATTCAAAAGATCATTCGCGACACCTCAGAGCGCGGCCATAGCAAAGAGAAAGTGATGGGCTCCATCGTGCGTTCAATGGAAGATTACATCAACCATATTACGCCGCAGTTTTCTCGCACCCATATCAACTTCCAGCGCGTCCCCACCGTCGACACCTCAAACCCATTTAGCGCCAAAGATATCCCGAGCCTAGATGAAAGCTTTGTGGTGATCCGTTTTCGCGGAATGGACAATGTCGATTTCCCTTACTATCTGCGTATGATCCAAGGGTCGTTTATGTCGCGGGTCAACACCTTGGTGGTGCCGGGCGGCAAGATGTCATTAGCGATGGAGCTGATCCTCACCCCACTGATCCGCGAGTTGATGGAAAAACGTAAAGCCTGTTTAGCGATGGAAGCCCTTGAGGCACAAGCGCAAAATAAAGCAGATCCGCAAGCGGACAATTAA
- a CDS encoding YheV family putative zinc ribbon protein: MTRKRFVAGAKCPKCQAVDSIVLFKENGVETVECVECDYREQQTEQKVSQKANGEVIGLFKPD; encoded by the coding sequence ATGACCAGAAAACGATTTGTCGCTGGTGCTAAGTGCCCCAAATGTCAGGCGGTGGATAGCATAGTGTTGTTTAAAGAGAACGGCGTAGAAACCGTCGAGTGTGTCGAGTGTGACTACCGCGAACAGCAAACTGAACAGAAAGTCAGCCAAAAAGCCAACGGCGAAGTGATCGGCTTATTCAAGCCTGATTAA
- a CDS encoding ATP-binding protein, producing MPSLIRIILIDTHLPGVVELRLDGHTNICGTNASGKTTLQRLVPVFYGEYPSRVVPSTRDSFERWYLPHESSYIIYEYQKADGLLYQAILASAGDGKGVNYRFAAKEFELEDYVKSRNGDAILCHPMAELRGVFSKLNVPFTNQLNTREFRAIIQNDRSLLSTGSNRTELRNYARIFSLCDADHSLRHIEKLAKAVHSKEGKMETIKSMIAAILEEDGVNPPTSSINPQRVEAWIRESQLIAGFDKIRPEFDKLDQEFNELQAAELRLASLAGGYRHDEVLQTQRAEAEQTRASELNLQLKMLDEQWKEQRDELSLDLSAAKGDATNLEHELDSIENQQAAYLDADIEQAEANLEQLPHWRSDLDSLAERHKLLTEKHQDVEAAYNARRSKIGEQLNRELEKLHAEQDLQREALDKQKLLAGDDIAALESYWREQLDAGKQRHQQQQYELKLQAAELKLKVDSVTYTEEEKLALAVFDERIDRADAEQEAANAKVERLSSDERKFKAAREQASEALRLASLRVNDRQNELEEIKQMLFPQSHTLLEFLRREQPGWEQALGKVINPELLYRTDLHPVSGDATDTLFGLQLDLKAIDLPAYAASETELRTRLASAEEALSNAKELKEQAEEQLVAANSALEQLNRELTFARTSYKNLRDDVRRLFEERRNTQADINKALAERKAQAGKQLTQLDHELKQLHNQHLDWLEQQKELALEARMDKQVYWQDVTGAIEQQLQQLRDSINQRRERAKEEQKACETWYRNELKSRGINEDDIVALKRQMRDLEGQIASAEQRRSDVLRYEDWYQHVWLARKPKLVTELAKAKQAVAELDAQLKQRANEVKHKRQELEAARRQSDAAQVEASEFLTKLRSLLRKLTELKLPKTNEETPGSLGERLRQGEELLLKREHLLTSVKQYVDHFDQVIASKSGSSLSETWERSREGASYITDKGIRLLDYHKLVPELEQLLNVMVPQSVTALREQGRIFGVDLTAFYDVLADIDRRIASQSARITREVGEELFLDGVSDSAVRIRSRISELEFWPELETFVKAFRAWKADGFSKLPDEHYTDSMRRALDIIGRSALTGGIAKLLEIELRLKEGNSDLVIRTDRQLNESSSHGMAYLILCKFLLAFTRLLRGKANVTIHWPIDELGTLHHSNVKKIFDACENNDISVLGAFPNPESEVLGLFANRYIINKQTRKLQTVKPKADPIAELLKQRQAAEGAMQ from the coding sequence ATGCCAAGCCTTATCAGAATTATACTGATTGATACTCACCTTCCTGGCGTTGTTGAACTGCGATTGGATGGCCACACCAATATTTGCGGTACTAACGCCTCAGGTAAAACCACATTACAGCGCTTAGTGCCAGTGTTTTATGGCGAATATCCGAGCCGTGTGGTGCCGTCCACTCGAGATAGTTTCGAGCGTTGGTATCTGCCCCATGAATCCAGTTACATCATCTATGAATACCAAAAGGCCGATGGCCTGCTGTATCAAGCGATATTAGCTTCAGCGGGTGATGGCAAAGGGGTGAACTATCGCTTTGCTGCCAAAGAGTTTGAACTAGAAGACTACGTGAAAAGCCGCAATGGTGATGCGATTTTATGTCATCCCATGGCTGAGCTGCGGGGCGTATTTAGCAAACTCAATGTGCCATTTACCAACCAGCTCAACACCCGCGAATTTCGCGCCATCATTCAAAACGATCGCAGCCTGCTAAGTACCGGCTCGAATCGCACTGAGCTACGCAATTATGCGCGTATCTTCTCGCTCTGTGATGCCGACCATTCGCTGCGCCACATCGAAAAATTGGCCAAAGCGGTGCATTCCAAAGAAGGCAAAATGGAGACCATCAAGTCGATGATTGCCGCCATTTTGGAAGAGGATGGAGTGAATCCGCCAACGTCCAGTATCAACCCGCAGCGGGTGGAAGCCTGGATCCGCGAAAGCCAACTGATTGCTGGTTTTGACAAAATCCGCCCAGAATTTGACAAGCTCGACCAAGAGTTTAATGAACTGCAAGCCGCTGAGTTGCGCTTGGCGAGCTTAGCGGGTGGCTACCGCCATGATGAGGTACTGCAAACCCAACGCGCCGAAGCCGAGCAAACCCGCGCCAGCGAACTCAATCTGCAATTGAAAATGCTCGATGAGCAGTGGAAAGAGCAGCGCGACGAGTTGAGTTTGGATCTGTCCGCCGCCAAAGGCGATGCCACGAATCTTGAGCATGAGCTGGACAGCATCGAGAACCAGCAAGCGGCCTATTTGGATGCCGATATTGAGCAAGCCGAAGCCAACTTAGAACAGCTGCCCCATTGGCGCAGCGACTTAGACAGCCTCGCCGAACGGCATAAACTGTTGACCGAAAAACACCAAGACGTGGAAGCCGCCTACAATGCGCGCCGCAGCAAAATTGGTGAGCAACTCAACCGCGAGCTGGAAAAACTGCATGCCGAACAAGACCTGCAGCGTGAAGCGCTGGATAAGCAAAAGCTGTTGGCCGGCGACGATATTGCCGCGTTGGAGAGCTATTGGCGTGAGCAGTTGGATGCCGGAAAGCAGCGTCATCAGCAGCAACAATATGAATTAAAACTGCAAGCGGCGGAGCTGAAGCTCAAAGTCGATAGCGTTACTTACACCGAAGAGGAAAAGTTGGCGCTGGCGGTATTTGATGAGCGCATTGATCGCGCTGATGCCGAGCAAGAAGCCGCTAATGCCAAGGTGGAACGCCTCAGCAGTGATGAGCGTAAATTCAAGGCGGCACGTGAGCAAGCCAGTGAAGCGCTGCGATTGGCCTCGCTGCGTGTCAATGATCGGCAAAATGAGCTGGAAGAGATCAAACAGATGCTGTTCCCGCAGTCACATACGCTGCTGGAATTTTTGCGCCGTGAACAACCGGGCTGGGAACAAGCGCTCGGCAAGGTGATCAACCCTGAGTTGCTGTATCGCACTGACTTGCATCCGGTAAGCGGCGATGCCACCGACACGCTATTTGGCTTACAGCTGGATTTAAAAGCCATAGATTTGCCGGCCTATGCCGCCAGCGAAACCGAACTGCGTACTCGGTTAGCCAGTGCGGAAGAAGCGCTAAGTAACGCCAAAGAGTTGAAAGAGCAGGCCGAAGAACAACTGGTTGCTGCTAACAGCGCGTTGGAGCAGCTCAATCGTGAGTTGACCTTTGCTCGTACCAGCTACAAAAACTTGCGTGACGATGTGCGCCGTCTCTTTGAAGAGCGTCGCAATACCCAAGCCGACATCAATAAAGCCTTGGCGGAACGTAAAGCGCAAGCGGGTAAACAGCTGACCCAACTTGACCATGAGCTGAAGCAGCTCCATAACCAACATTTGGATTGGTTAGAGCAGCAAAAAGAGTTAGCGCTAGAAGCACGCATGGATAAACAGGTCTACTGGCAAGATGTGACTGGCGCCATTGAGCAGCAATTGCAGCAACTGCGCGACAGCATTAATCAACGCCGTGAGCGTGCCAAAGAGGAGCAAAAAGCCTGTGAAACTTGGTATCGCAACGAGCTTAAATCTCGCGGTATCAATGAAGACGACATTGTGGCGCTCAAACGTCAAATGCGTGATCTCGAAGGGCAGATTGCCAGCGCTGAACAGCGTCGTAGCGATGTATTGCGCTACGAAGATTGGTACCAGCATGTGTGGTTGGCGCGTAAACCTAAGTTAGTGACTGAGCTCGCCAAAGCTAAACAAGCGGTGGCCGAGCTGGATGCACAACTCAAACAGCGTGCGAATGAAGTGAAACACAAACGCCAAGAGCTGGAAGCGGCAAGACGTCAATCCGATGCGGCGCAGGTAGAAGCCTCAGAGTTCCTTACCAAACTGCGCAGTTTGCTGCGTAAGTTGACTGAGCTAAAACTGCCGAAAACCAACGAAGAAACGCCGGGCAGTTTGGGCGAGCGTTTACGTCAGGGCGAAGAGTTGCTGCTAAAGCGCGAGCACCTGCTGACCTCAGTAAAACAGTATGTCGATCATTTCGATCAAGTGATTGCCAGCAAGTCAGGTTCAAGTTTGTCTGAAACTTGGGAGCGTTCGCGCGAAGGTGCCAGCTATATCACCGACAAAGGGATTCGCTTACTCGATTACCATAAGTTAGTGCCTGAGTTGGAGCAGTTGCTCAACGTGATGGTGCCGCAATCAGTGACCGCACTGCGTGAACAAGGGCGGATCTTCGGCGTTGACTTAACCGCATTTTACGATGTGTTGGCCGATATTGACCGCCGCATTGCCTCGCAAAGCGCGCGCATTACCCGCGAAGTCGGCGAAGAGCTGTTCTTAGACGGTGTATCCGATTCTGCGGTGCGGATCCGCTCACGCATCAGCGAGTTGGAATTCTGGCCAGAGCTGGAAACCTTTGTGAAGGCGTTTCGCGCCTGGAAGGCCGATGGCTTCAGTAAGTTGCCGGATGAACATTACACCGACAGCATGCGCCGTGCACTGGACATTATTGGTCGCTCAGCCTTAACCGGCGGCATTGCCAAGTTGCTCGAAATCGAATTGCGTTTGAAAGAGGGCAACTCGGACTTGGTGATCCGCACCGACCGCCAATTGAACGAATCCTCGAGTCACGGTATGGCCTACCTGATTTTGTGTAAGTTCTTGCTGGCGTTCACGCGCTTGTTGCGGGGTAAAGCCAACGTCACCATTCACTGGCCAATCGACGAACTCGGCACGTTGCACCACAGCAACGTGAAGAAGATATTCGATGCCTGTGAAAACAACGATATCAGCGTGTTAGGTGCATTCCCTAACCCAGAATCAGAAGTGCTTGGGTTATTTGCCAACCGTTACATCATCAACAAGCAAACCCGTAAACTGCAAACGGTTAAGCCCAAGGCTGACCCCATTGCTGAACTGCTGAAACAACGTCAAGCCGCCGAAGGAGCCATGCAATGA
- a CDS encoding tetratricopeptide repeat protein, whose protein sequence is MRYSAVIFGVVGGLLTLSAQVAAFSLPQPQQDQIAGRVALIQYNAERGEAQSQYLLGLMYISGRYVDKDIDSGMGLLKQAAAANNADAQRALADLSFEGRIVARDLSTAEHWYRKLAETGDHWANFRLGFVYAAGGAGVVRDCGKAVKHFSDAGDKVSMGNVVWILATCPESQFRDGERAVALATELLKVNEADPTFLDNLAAAYAETGDYANAVKTQQQALVQLHLSANQQLKTKEDEFQKRLDNYLNHKPYREILPLD, encoded by the coding sequence TTGAGGTATTCCGCAGTTATCTTTGGTGTCGTGGGTGGGTTGTTAACCTTGTCAGCGCAAGTGGCGGCGTTTAGCTTGCCGCAGCCGCAGCAAGATCAGATCGCAGGTCGCGTGGCGCTGATCCAATACAATGCTGAACGTGGTGAAGCACAGTCGCAATATCTGTTGGGGTTGATGTACATCTCTGGTCGTTATGTTGACAAAGATATTGATAGCGGAATGGGGTTACTTAAACAGGCCGCAGCCGCAAATAATGCCGACGCTCAGCGCGCACTGGCCGACTTAAGTTTTGAAGGGCGCATTGTTGCGCGAGACCTTTCGACCGCGGAGCATTGGTATCGCAAATTGGCGGAAACGGGCGACCATTGGGCCAACTTCCGTTTGGGCTTTGTTTATGCCGCTGGTGGTGCTGGCGTAGTGCGAGATTGCGGCAAAGCGGTGAAACACTTTTCTGATGCGGGCGATAAAGTGTCTATGGGTAATGTCGTGTGGATTTTGGCGACCTGTCCAGAGTCTCAGTTTCGTGATGGTGAGCGTGCTGTTGCGCTGGCAACTGAGCTATTAAAAGTTAATGAAGCCGACCCGACCTTTCTTGATAATCTTGCCGCCGCATATGCGGAGACCGGTGACTATGCCAACGCGGTAAAAACCCAACAGCAGGCATTAGTGCAGTTACATTTAAGTGCCAATCAACAGCTGAAAACCAAAGAAGATGAATTTCAGAAGCGCTTAGACAATTACCTTAACCACAAGCCTTATCGTGAGATTTTGCCACTCGACTAG
- a CDS encoding TIGR02444 family protein has product MVEQRVFDSSLWQDGDQLYHSLQSTCIALQDEYGLAVNLLLLAMTLDQRTIALGEDCWERLQLEFNSWQQKFLAPFRKLRCLSKSQLQEQEYRRMLDVELMLERNGQRLILNKLNQNYAAQPYQAPHWNLNCYLSMFNLSIEQFPELTAAA; this is encoded by the coding sequence ATGGTAGAACAACGCGTATTTGATAGCTCGCTATGGCAAGATGGCGATCAGCTTTATCATTCGCTACAAAGTACCTGTATTGCGTTGCAAGATGAATACGGCTTAGCGGTCAATTTGCTGCTACTGGCAATGACACTGGATCAACGCACTATCGCCTTAGGTGAAGATTGCTGGGAACGATTACAGCTTGAGTTTAATAGCTGGCAACAAAAGTTTTTAGCGCCGTTTCGCAAACTGCGTTGCTTGTCTAAATCACAGCTGCAAGAGCAAGAATATCGCCGCATGTTGGATGTAGAATTAATGTTGGAGCGTAACGGCCAACGCTTGATTCTGAACAAACTGAATCAGAACTATGCGGCGCAACCCTATCAAGCGCCCCACTGGAATCTTAACTGCTACCTGTCGATGTTTAACCTCTCCATCGAGCAATTCCCGGAACTCACCGCGGCGGCATAA
- a CDS encoding PepSY domain-containing protein, with translation MTRLNLKRYFSLLTCVLLPFSVFAHDQAHPLEPDHELAKSLVASGVIRSLDQTLAELLRHCDAELLDAHLYHSDGHWRYDLYTKFRQGIVQSLIVDASDGRLISPDKLPGDCLPDEATAR, from the coding sequence ATGACACGACTGAATTTAAAGCGTTATTTCAGCCTGCTGACATGTGTGTTATTGCCATTTTCTGTGTTCGCCCACGATCAAGCCCACCCTCTTGAACCCGACCACGAATTAGCAAAGTCGTTAGTGGCTTCTGGCGTAATCCGCTCGTTAGATCAGACACTCGCTGAGCTACTGCGCCACTGCGATGCCGAACTACTTGATGCCCACTTGTATCATTCCGACGGGCATTGGCGTTATGATTTATATACCAAGTTTCGTCAGGGCATAGTCCAAAGCCTGATTGTCGATGCCAGTGATGGCCGACTGATAAGCCCTGACAAGCTACCAGGAGATTGTTTACCCGATGAAGCTACTGCTCGTTGA
- a CDS encoding ABC transporter ATP-binding protein — MITISQAELIRGSKTLLSEASMTLYPGHKVGLVGANGTGKSSLLALIMGKLQLDKGDIQVPSQWQIATVAQETPALEVSALEYVLDGDREFRALEQQLAAAEASNDGHKIADLHGKLDAVGGYSIRSRAGTLLAGLGFSEEKQSNPVKSFSGGWRMRLNLAQALLCRSDLLLLDEPTNHLDLDTMFWLESWLKSYQGTLVLISHDRDFIDGVVDEIIHVENQQLNYYKGNYSAFERIRAERMVQQQVAFERQQRERAHMQSFVDRFRYKASKARQAQSRLKALEKMAELMPAKADSEFHMEFLAPHALPNPLVAMEKVAVGYGDVTILNSVHLNLVPGARIGLLGRNGAGKSTLIKLLAGELQAMRGKYEPNPGLSIGYFAQHQIEFLSLDDSPLMHLQRLAPNTREQELRDFLGGFGFHGDMALAPVRPFSGGEKARLVLALLVWQRPNLLLLDEPTNHLDLDMRHALTVALQGFEGAMVIVSHDRHLLRLTCDDYYLVDNGEVESFNGDLDDYHQWLLEAAKAAKSQAQPEADSVKPQQDKKLQKRIEAELRQKLSPLKKQQTKLETEQQKCNQRLGELEAQLADTSLYETQNKATLTQILAERTQLSQQLEESEMAWLELQEQIDDIEAEALNS, encoded by the coding sequence ATGATCACCATTTCCCAAGCAGAACTTATCCGTGGCAGCAAAACGCTGCTGAGCGAAGCCTCCATGACGCTATATCCCGGCCACAAAGTCGGGCTGGTAGGCGCCAACGGTACCGGCAAATCCTCATTGTTGGCACTGATCATGGGCAAACTCCAGTTGGATAAGGGCGATATCCAAGTGCCAAGCCAGTGGCAAATTGCCACGGTTGCGCAAGAAACCCCAGCGTTAGAGGTTTCCGCTTTGGAATATGTGCTGGACGGCGATCGTGAATTTCGCGCGTTAGAGCAGCAGTTGGCTGCAGCTGAAGCCAGCAATGACGGCCATAAAATTGCCGATTTACATGGCAAACTCGACGCTGTCGGTGGCTACAGCATTCGTTCCCGCGCCGGTACTCTGCTCGCCGGGCTAGGTTTCAGCGAAGAAAAGCAAAGCAATCCGGTGAAAAGTTTTTCCGGTGGCTGGCGTATGCGGCTTAACTTGGCGCAAGCACTGTTGTGTCGTTCCGATTTGCTGCTGCTCGACGAACCCACCAACCACTTGGATCTCGACACCATGTTTTGGTTGGAGAGTTGGCTAAAGAGCTACCAAGGCACGCTGGTGCTGATCAGCCACGACCGCGATTTTATTGACGGTGTGGTGGATGAAATTATTCACGTCGAAAACCAGCAGTTGAATTATTACAAAGGTAACTACAGCGCCTTTGAACGAATTCGTGCTGAGCGCATGGTGCAACAACAAGTGGCCTTTGAACGGCAGCAACGTGAACGCGCTCATATGCAATCGTTTGTGGATCGTTTTCGCTATAAAGCCAGTAAAGCGCGCCAAGCGCAAAGCCGCTTAAAAGCGTTAGAAAAGATGGCAGAACTGATGCCAGCCAAGGCAGACAGTGAGTTCCATATGGAATTCCTCGCTCCCCATGCGTTGCCCAATCCGTTGGTCGCGATGGAAAAGGTCGCCGTAGGCTATGGCGATGTCACCATTTTAAATTCAGTGCATCTTAACTTGGTGCCCGGCGCTCGTATCGGCCTGCTGGGTCGCAACGGTGCAGGTAAATCAACCCTTATCAAACTGCTGGCCGGTGAGCTACAAGCCATGCGCGGCAAGTATGAACCCAATCCGGGCCTGAGCATTGGTTACTTTGCCCAGCATCAGATTGAATTTTTGAGCCTTGATGACTCGCCGCTGATGCATCTGCAACGACTGGCACCCAATACCCGCGAACAGGAGCTGCGTGATTTTCTCGGTGGTTTTGGCTTCCACGGCGATATGGCGCTAGCACCCGTGCGGCCATTTTCTGGCGGTGAAAAAGCCCGTTTAGTATTGGCGTTATTGGTGTGGCAACGCCCCAACCTGCTGCTGCTTGACGAACCCACCAACCACCTCGATTTGGACATGCGCCACGCATTAACAGTGGCACTGCAAGGCTTTGAAGGCGCGATGGTCATTGTGTCGCACGACCGCCACCTGTTACGCCTGACCTGTGATGATTACTACCTCGTTGATAATGGCGAGGTAGAGAGCTTTAACGGCGATCTAGATGACTATCATCAATGGTTACTTGAAGCTGCCAAGGCGGCAAAATCACAAGCCCAACCTGAAGCTGACAGCGTAAAACCGCAGCAAGATAAAAAACTGCAGAAGCGGATTGAAGCCGAATTAAGACAAAAACTGTCGCCTCTGAAAAAACAGCAAACCAAGTTAGAAACCGAACAGCAAAAGTGCAATCAACGCCTCGGTGAATTAGAAGCACAACTGGCCGATACCAGTTTGTACGAAACACAAAATAAAGCCACCTTGACCCAAATTTTGGCGGAGCGCACACAATTGAGCCAACAACTTGAAGAAAGTGAGATGGCGTGGCTTGAACTGCAAGAGCAAATAGATGACATTGAGGCAGAGGCACTTAACAGTTAG
- a CDS encoding hydrolase, with the protein MPLMFKAPWWAKSPHLQTILPVLTKPPLPAFKRERVELADGDFIDLDWLNDWHEGAPIVVVVHGLEGSAKSHYARRIMHYCRQAKLNAVVHHHRGCSGEANRLPRSYHSGDTADLHNSLTLIKQRYPQQPLWAVGYSLGGNVLAKYQAEQQQRSLVDAAVIVSAPLMLASCSRKLEQGFSRVYQRYLLKQLQQKMRAKQRQHPQITHANIDELNTFYRFDDQLTAPLHGFANADDYYQQSSAKPLIEQICRPTLILHAADDPFMSEAVLLNANALPAAVTYELCPQGGHVGFINGGTPWRPRYYLEQRIIGFLQEQHDVSPV; encoded by the coding sequence ATGCCACTGATGTTTAAAGCACCTTGGTGGGCTAAAAGCCCACATCTTCAAACCATTCTGCCGGTTCTGACGAAACCACCACTGCCAGCATTCAAACGTGAACGTGTCGAGTTGGCAGATGGTGATTTTATCGATTTAGATTGGCTAAACGACTGGCATGAAGGCGCACCGATTGTGGTTGTAGTGCATGGCTTAGAAGGCAGCGCGAAATCTCATTATGCGCGGCGAATCATGCATTATTGCCGGCAAGCAAAATTAAATGCGGTGGTGCATCATCACCGTGGTTGCTCGGGTGAAGCCAACCGTTTGCCACGCAGTTATCACAGTGGCGACACCGCCGATCTGCACAACAGCTTAACGCTGATCAAGCAACGCTATCCGCAGCAACCGCTGTGGGCCGTTGGCTACAGTCTGGGCGGCAATGTACTAGCCAAGTATCAGGCAGAACAGCAACAACGCAGTTTGGTCGATGCCGCGGTGATAGTGTCGGCACCGCTGATGCTGGCGAGTTGCTCACGCAAATTAGAGCAAGGATTCTCACGAGTTTATCAGCGCTATTTGCTCAAGCAGTTACAGCAAAAAATGCGCGCCAAACAGCGACAACATCCGCAGATTACCCATGCAAACATTGATGAACTCAACACCTTTTATCGCTTTGACGATCAGCTCACTGCGCCGCTACACGGATTTGCCAATGCTGACGACTACTATCAGCAATCCAGCGCCAAGCCGCTGATTGAGCAGATTTGTCGGCCAACCTTGATTCTGCACGCCGCTGACGATCCCTTTATGAGCGAAGCGGTGTTACTCAACGCCAATGCGCTTCCCGCCGCCGTAACCTATGAGCTTTGCCCACAAGGTGGGCATGTGGGCTTTATCAATGGTGGGACACCGTGGCGACCACGTTACTATTTAGAACAACGTATTATCGGCTTTCTTCAGGAGCAGCACGATGTTAGTCCCGTTTGA
- a CDS encoding YheU family protein, which yields MLVPFDALQSLPRETLENLIHEYLLSQIEDGSFVELDAEAMQQATAKCMIMLKKKELLVEYSEEDESIAIRSREEISRRTPISE from the coding sequence ATGTTAGTCCCGTTTGATGCCTTACAAAGCTTACCGCGTGAAACCTTAGAAAACTTGATCCACGAGTATCTGCTGTCACAAATTGAAGACGGCAGCTTTGTGGAACTGGATGCAGAGGCAATGCAACAAGCAACCGCAAAATGCATGATTATGCTCAAGAAAAAAGAGCTATTAGTGGAGTACAGTGAGGAAGATGAATCCATTGCGATACGCAGCCGAGAGGAGATCTCACGCCGCACCCCAATCAGCGAATGA